The following nucleotide sequence is from Lysobacter panacisoli.
GTGAATTCCAAGCTGCCGTGGGACTTCTCGCCCAACCAGGTGACGATGCAGGTCGTGCCGGGCGAGCAGTACGAAACCACGTACCACGCGCGCAACACCTCGCAGCGCACCGTCGTCGGCAGCGCCGTCCCGTCGGTCGCGCCGGCGCGCGCGTCGGGTTACTTCAGCAAGACCGAATGCTTCTGCTTCACCGCCCAGACGCTCAAGGCAGGTGAAGTGCGCGAGATGCCGGTGCGCTTCATCGTCGATCCGAACCTTCCGGCCGACGTGAAGACCATCACCTTGTCGTATACCTTCTTCAAGAACGATGCGCTGACCGCCCAGGCGCAGGGCACGGCCCAGGCCGTTGCCCAGCCGAAAGCGGCGCCGTGACGTCCTGAACCTTCCTAGCAATCGCACCACATAACCGGAACGCCAACATGGCCCAAGCCCACTCGCCAGACGCCAACGTCTACTTCGTGCCGCACAGCAGCCGCTGGCCGTTCCTCGGTTCCATCGCGCTGTTCACCACGATGCTCGGCATCGCCAGCTGGTTCAACGAAGTCAGCTGGGGCAAGCCGGTGTTCTTCTTCGGCATCGCGCTGATGTGCGCCGTGCTGTTCGGCTGGTTCAGCGACGTCGTGCGCGAATCGGTGCGCGGCAACTACAACAAGCAGGTCGACACCTCGTTCCGCATGGGGATGATCTGGTTCATCTTCTCCGAGGTGATGTTCTTCGGTGCGTTCTTCGGTGCGCTGTTCTACGCCCGCCAGTACGCGATGCCGTGGCTCGGCGGCGAAGGCGACGGCGTGATGACCAACACGCTGCTGTGGCCGGGCTTCTCGGCCGCGTGGCCGAGCAACGGCCCGGGCGCGATCGGTGGCATCTACCAGACCATCCCGGCCTGGGGCCTGCCGCTGCTCAACACCCTGATCCTGCTGACCTCGGGCGTGACCGTCACCATCGCGCACCACGCGCTGAAGGCCGGCCACCGCAAGCAGCTGCTGGTTTTCCTCGGCCTGACGGTGCTGCTGGGCGCGACGTTCCTGTTCTTCCAGGCCGAGGAGTACATCCACGCCTACAAGGAACTGAACCTGACGCTGGGCTCGGGCATCTACGGTTCGACCTTCTTCATGCTCACCGGCTTCCACGGCGCGCACGTCACGCTCGGCACGATCATGCTGGCGGTGATCTGGTTCCGCTGCCTGAAGGGCCACTTCACCAAGGACAACCACTTCGCATTCGAAGCGGTGGCCTGGTACTGGCACTTCGTGGACGTGGTCTGGCTGGGCCTGTTCCTGTTCGTCTACGTGCTGTAAGACGGCACGGCGATGCGGGTTCCGCGCAGCGGAGCCCGCGGCCAAAACAAGAAGGCGACGGCATGCCGTCGCCCTTTTGTTTTCTGTGAATCACGAAACGCGAAACACCCGTACGGACGTCATGGTCCGCCGTGGAACTTGATCCAGCCCATGTAGTTGGCCAGGACCACGAGCAGGATCAGCGCGATGGACAGCGCGATGCGGCGCGTCAGCGCATTCACGGTGCGCTTGCTCTCACCCTTGTCCACCAGCATGTAATAGAGGCCGGCGCCCAGGTTCCACAGGATGACGATCAGGAACGCGATGATCAGCAGGGTCTTCAGCGAATCGTTCATGGCGGCTTCCGATCGGCCCCGTGACGGGGCGTGCGGCCCATTATCGCAGCGGCCGGCGAGGAAATCGTGAGCCGGCGACGCAATCTCATCGTCGGTTGGACCGCTGCCGTCCTCACGATCGCGCTGTTCGCCAACCTCGGCCTGTGGCAATCGCGACGCGCGGTCGAGAAGCAGGCGATGCTCGACGCCGCCGCGCAGGTGATGGCCAAGCGCACGCTGCAGCCGCTGTCGATCGCCGCCGATCCTGCCCACGCGCGCGACTACGACTGGGCGATCGGCCGTGGTCGATTCGACGAGCGCGACGCGCTGTTGCTGGACAACCAGCAACGCAATGGCCGCGCCGGTGTGCGCGCCTATCGCATCTTCGTGCCCGAACAGGGCGCGCCGCTGCTGGTCGACCTGGGCTGGCTGCTGCTGCCCGGCGATCGCCATCTGCCGCAGATCCCGAAGCCCGAAGGCGACATCGAACTGCGCGGCCTGCTCACCACGCCGCCGTCGACCGGCCTCGCGCTCGGTCCTGCGCTCGCACGACAGGGCGAGGCGTGGCTGATGCCGCGCGTCGACCTGGCCGCGATCGCGCGCGAAACCGGCATGTCCGTACCGCTCGCACCACGCGTGCTGCGCCTGGACCCGGCGCTGCGCATCGGCTACGAGCGCGACCTGGAACTGCTGCCCAACACGCTGCCGCCAGAGCAGCACCGCGGCTACGCCGTGCAATGGTTCGCGCTTGCGCTGGCCGTGTTCGCGACCGCGTTGATCCTGACTTTCCGCAAACGCCGTCGACCATGAGGAGCCTTTGATGAGCGACGACACCCTTCCCGAACGCATCCGCAACCGTAATCGCGTGCTGCTGTTGCTGCTGTTCGCGATGTTCTTCGGCAGCATGCTCGTCGCGGGTCTGCTGCGTTTCTCAGGCTGGCGTCCGCAGGGCACCAAGAACGTCGGTGAACTGCTCGATCCGCCGAGCGACGCACGCGCGTTGTCGCCGCGCCTGGTCGACGGCGGCGAGTACGCATGGAAGTCCGGCGAGCGCATCTGGCGCATCGTCGTCGCGCCGCCCGCGCAGTGCGGCGCGGAATGCGAGCGCGTGGCCGGCGAGATCGACACCGTGTGGCAGCTGTTCGGCAAGGATGCGGATGAAGTCCATGTGCTGTGGCTGTGCGCCACCGCCGATTGCCAGTGGCCGCAGAAGGTCGCGCGACCGGCGACGCTGAAGATCCTTCAGCCCGATGCCGAATTGCGCGCGCGCCTGCCACGTGTGGACCAACCCGGCCCGGGTTTGCCGGCTTACGTCGTGGATCCCTACGGCTTCGTCATTCTGCGTTACCCTCCCGGCTTCGATCCGGGCGGGTTGCGTACCGACGTCGCGCGCCTGGTGAAGGTGAAATGAGCGTCCCCAGCCAACGGACAGACGAGCCGTCCCGCATGACCCTGCCGCACAAACCTGCTCCGTACAGGCATTTCCATCGCATCGCCTGGCTCGCGGTCGCACTCGCGTTCGGCGTGATCGTGTTCGGCGCGTTCGTGCGCCTGTCCAACGCCGGCCTGAGCTGCCCCGACTGGCCGACCTGCTATGGCCGCGCCGCGTGGCCGAGCGCCGCGCACGAAATCGTCGACCACGCCGCGACCGCGATCCGACCGGTCGAAGTGCACAAGGCCTGGCGCGAACAGTTCCACCGCATGATCGCCGGCACGCTGGGCGTGCTGGTCCTGCTGCTCGCGCTGCTGGCCTCGCGCAAGCGCGCATACGGCGCGGCGCAGATCGTCACCGCTGCGGTGCTGGTCGCGATCGGCATCCCGATGTACATGCACGGCGAACACGTGGCCGCATCGCTGCTAGCCATCGCGGGCGAAGCGATCCTGCTGGTCGCGGCGTTGCGCTGGAGCAACATGGACCTCGCGCGCGTGGCGGCGTTCACGCTCGCGGTGATCATCTTCCAGGCACTGCTCGGCATGTGGACCGTCACATGGCTGCTCAAGCCGATCGTGGTGATGGCGCACCTGCTTGGCGGTCTGCTGACGTTCTCGCTGCTGTTGTGGATGGCGTGGCGCTCGACCAACCTGCCGATCCGTCTTGCCGAGGCAGTGACCGTGCGCAGGCTGGTGATCGCCGGCATCGTCGTGCTCGGCGTG
It contains:
- a CDS encoding twin transmembrane helix small protein, whose protein sequence is MNDSLKTLLIIAFLIVILWNLGAGLYYMLVDKGESKRTVNALTRRIALSIALILLVVLANYMGWIKFHGGP
- a CDS encoding cytochrome c oxidase subunit 3, coding for MAQAHSPDANVYFVPHSSRWPFLGSIALFTTMLGIASWFNEVSWGKPVFFFGIALMCAVLFGWFSDVVRESVRGNYNKQVDTSFRMGMIWFIFSEVMFFGAFFGALFYARQYAMPWLGGEGDGVMTNTLLWPGFSAAWPSNGPGAIGGIYQTIPAWGLPLLNTLILLTSGVTVTIAHHALKAGHRKQLLVFLGLTVLLGATFLFFQAEEYIHAYKELNLTLGSGIYGSTFFMLTGFHGAHVTLGTIMLAVIWFRCLKGHFTKDNHFAFEAVAWYWHFVDVVWLGLFLFVYVL
- a CDS encoding COX15/CtaA family protein → MTLPHKPAPYRHFHRIAWLAVALAFGVIVFGAFVRLSNAGLSCPDWPTCYGRAAWPSAAHEIVDHAATAIRPVEVHKAWREQFHRMIAGTLGVLVLLLALLASRKRAYGAAQIVTAAVLVAIGIPMYMHGEHVAASLLAIAGEAILLVAALRWSNMDLARVAAFTLAVIIFQALLGMWTVTWLLKPIVVMAHLLGGLLTFSLLLWMAWRSTNLPIRLAEAVTVRRLVIAGIVVLGVQIALGGWTSANYAALACGNDFPTCVGRWWPPHDFREGFVLWRGIGVDYEGGILDGESRIAIQLAHRMMAVVVFVYLLWLAARLVRTPGMRGWATLLGLLVLAQVALGIANVKLSLPLTIAVMHNAGAVLLLFVLVSLLARLRSPEP
- a CDS encoding SURF1 family protein; this encodes MRPIIAAAGEEIVSRRRNLIVGWTAAVLTIALFANLGLWQSRRAVEKQAMLDAAAQVMAKRTLQPLSIAADPAHARDYDWAIGRGRFDERDALLLDNQQRNGRAGVRAYRIFVPEQGAPLLVDLGWLLLPGDRHLPQIPKPEGDIELRGLLTTPPSTGLALGPALARQGEAWLMPRVDLAAIARETGMSVPLAPRVLRLDPALRIGYERDLELLPNTLPPEQHRGYAVQWFALALAVFATALILTFRKRRRP
- a CDS encoding cytochrome c oxidase assembly protein, whose product is MSTPEPRKSAGLTRMVVVAIGAFALTFALVPLYRIACEKVFGIRLERTAAEGVGEARATAAKRVITVQFDGGVNSKLPWDFSPNQVTMQVVPGEQYETTYHARNTSQRTVVGSAVPSVAPARASGYFSKTECFCFTAQTLKAGEVREMPVRFIVDPNLPADVKTITLSYTFFKNDALTAQAQGTAQAVAQPKAAP